From Brucella pseudogrignonensis:
CAAGCGTGTACTTGTCGATGTGAAGTCTGTCACCTTCCCCAACAGTTCCACCGCTCTCGTCCGTTTTTCAACGACTGAAAAGTCCGATACCGATGCCATCACCAGACACTATATTGGTGTCGTGCGTTATCGCTATACGGACGAACCAGCCACCAATGAATGGCGGTTTGAAAATCCACTCGGATTCCAGGTTTATAATTACAGGCGGGATCAGGAAACCGTCACGGAAGGGAGCAAGGGATGAAAAACCGCTTGCACTTAGCGGCGGCGTTCTCGGCCGTCCTCCTTTCACACGCCCACGCTGCCCAGACGCCCAGGGCTGGCTCGCTGGATTCACGTGTGACCAGTGTCGTCTATCAACCCAACAATGTCGTCAAAATCTCTGCGACGTACGGTATATCGACAATGATCATCTTCGATGAGGATGAAAAATTTGAGACCATTTCGCTTGGGGATACAGAGAGTTGGCAGGTTGCTCCAACCGAAAAAGGAAACATCCTCTTCGTTAAGCCGACGGCTAAGAACGTCGTCACCAACATGAACGTTGTCACGACCAAGCGCATCTATTTTCTGGAGCTGCACGACTACGCGCCAGATGCTGGCAAGAAGGTCTTTGGCGTTCGCTTCATCTATCCCGAAAAGGATCTGAATGCAGCGATGCTCAAAGAGGCCGAATATCGTGCTGCCAATCCCAATGTCTCCAAAATAGACAAGGCCAACGTCAATATTGACTATTCTTTTTCGGGAGATACGAAACTCAAACCCTCGATGAT
This genomic window contains:
- a CDS encoding TrbG/VirB9 family P-type conjugative transfer protein encodes the protein MKNRLHLAAAFSAVLLSHAHAAQTPRAGSLDSRVTSVVYQPNNVVKISATYGISTMIIFDEDEKFETISLGDTESWQVAPTEKGNILFVKPTAKNVVTNMNVVTTKRIYFLELHDYAPDAGKKVFGVRFIYPEKDLNAAMLKEAEYRAANPNVSKIDKANVNIDYSFSGDTKLKPSMIFDDGKKTFFKFPGRTPAIFAVNGDFSETLRNFRKEGEYLVVDGTATQYTLRDGDQWICIFNLRKPDFGAPDPDIMGPVPDQAATKRRGSGNG